A genome region from Streptomyces antimycoticus includes the following:
- the pafA gene encoding Pup--protein ligase: protein MDRRIFGLENEYGVTCTFRGQRRLSPDEVARYLFRRVVSWGRSSNVFLRNGARLYLDVGSHPEYATPECDNVTELVTHDKAGERILEGLLVDAERRLHEEGIAGDVYLFKNNTDSAGNSYGCHENYLVARHGEFSRLADILIPFLVTRQLLCGAGKVLQTPRGAVYCVSQRAEHIWEGVSSATTRSRPIINTRDEPHADAERYRRLHVIVGDSNMSETTMLLKVGATDLVLRMIEAGTVMRDLTLENPIRAIREVSHDITGQRKVRLASGREASALEVQQEYYEKAVDFCERRGIRTGMVERVLELWGRTLDAIRTEELDRIGTEIDWVMKYKLIERYRAKNNITMSHPRIAQIDLAYHDIHRRRGLYYLLEKRGQAARVCNDLKIFEGKSVPPQTTRARLRGDFIRRAQEQRRDFTVDWVHLKLNDQAQRTVLCKDPFRSVDDRVEKLIAGM, encoded by the coding sequence ATGGACCGCCGCATTTTCGGGCTGGAGAACGAGTACGGCGTCACGTGCACATTCAGGGGACAGCGCCGGTTGTCTCCTGACGAAGTGGCGCGCTACCTCTTCCGCCGTGTCGTCTCCTGGGGCCGCAGCAGCAATGTCTTCCTGCGCAACGGCGCCCGCCTCTATCTCGACGTGGGTTCGCACCCGGAATACGCAACCCCCGAGTGTGACAACGTGACCGAGCTGGTCACCCACGACAAGGCAGGCGAGCGCATTCTCGAGGGTCTGCTCGTGGACGCGGAGCGTCGCCTGCACGAGGAGGGAATCGCGGGCGACGTCTATCTCTTCAAGAACAACACCGACTCCGCGGGCAACTCCTACGGCTGCCACGAGAACTATCTGGTGGCACGGCACGGCGAGTTCTCCCGGCTCGCCGACATTCTCATCCCGTTCCTGGTGACGCGGCAGCTGCTGTGCGGTGCGGGCAAGGTGCTCCAGACCCCGCGTGGCGCGGTCTACTGCGTCAGCCAGCGCGCCGAGCACATCTGGGAGGGCGTCAGCTCCGCGACGACCCGCTCCCGGCCGATCATCAACACCCGCGACGAACCCCACGCCGACGCCGAGCGTTACCGCCGGCTGCATGTCATCGTGGGCGACTCCAACATGTCCGAGACCACCATGCTGCTCAAGGTCGGCGCCACCGATCTGGTGCTCCGTATGATCGAGGCGGGCACCGTGATGCGTGACCTGACCCTGGAGAACCCCATCCGGGCCATCCGCGAGGTCAGCCACGACATCACCGGGCAGCGCAAGGTGCGGCTCGCCAGCGGGCGCGAGGCGTCCGCCCTGGAAGTGCAGCAGGAGTACTACGAGAAGGCCGTGGACTTCTGCGAGCGCCGTGGCATCCGCACCGGCATGGTCGAGCGCGTCCTCGAGCTGTGGGGCCGCACCCTGGACGCGATCCGCACCGAGGAGCTCGACCGGATCGGCACCGAAATCGACTGGGTGATGAAGTACAAGCTCATCGAGCGGTACCGGGCCAAGAACAACATCACCATGTCCCATCCGCGGATCGCCCAGATAGACCTCGCCTACCACGACATCCACCGCCGCCGCGGCCTCTACTACCTGCTGGAGAAGCGCGGCCAGGCGGCCCGGGTCTGCAACGACTTGAAAATCTTCGAGGGCAAGTCGGTGCCACCGCAGACCACCCGCGCCCGGCTGCGCGGCGACTTCATCCGCCGGGCCCAGGAGCAGCGCCGCGACTTCACCGTCGACTGGGTACATCTGAAGCTCAATGACCAGGCACAGCGCACCGTGCTGTGCAAGGACCCGTTCCGTTCGGTCGACGACCGGGTGGAGAAACTCATCGCCGGTATGTGA
- the prcA gene encoding proteasome subunit alpha, producing MTTPFYVSPQQAMADRAEYARKGIARGRSVVVLQYADGIVFVAENPSRALHKVSEIYDRIAFAAVGKYNEFENLRIGGVRYADLRGYTYDREDVTARGLANVYAQTLGTIFSSAAEKPYEVELIVAEVGEGPEDDQIYRLPHDGSIVDEHGSVAVGGNADQISSYLDQRHRDGMTLAEALKLAVDSLSRDNNGGERSLTAEQLEVAVLDRNRPQKRKFKRVLGGQLSRLLESGESAAGSEESSDSEGTEESTSESED from the coding sequence GTGACGACGCCGTTCTATGTTTCTCCTCAGCAGGCCATGGCCGACCGCGCCGAATACGCCCGTAAGGGCATCGCCCGCGGCCGCAGCGTGGTCGTGCTGCAGTACGCCGACGGCATCGTCTTCGTTGCGGAGAACCCGTCCCGCGCGCTGCACAAGGTCAGCGAGATCTATGACCGGATCGCCTTCGCGGCGGTCGGTAAGTACAACGAATTCGAGAATCTGCGCATCGGCGGTGTCCGTTACGCCGATCTGCGCGGCTATACCTATGACCGTGAGGATGTCACGGCCCGTGGGCTGGCGAATGTCTACGCCCAGACCCTGGGCACGATCTTCTCCAGCGCCGCCGAGAAGCCGTACGAGGTCGAGCTGATCGTCGCCGAGGTCGGGGAGGGCCCCGAGGACGACCAGATCTACCGCCTCCCGCATGACGGCTCCATCGTGGACGAGCATGGCTCGGTCGCCGTCGGTGGCAACGCCGACCAGATCAGCAGCTATCTCGACCAGCGCCACCGGGACGGCATGACCCTCGCCGAGGCCCTCAAGCTGGCCGTCGACTCGCTCTCCCGTGACAACAACGGCGGTGAGCGCAGTCTCACCGCCGAGCAGCTCGAGGTGGCGGTCCTGGACCGCAACCGCCCCCAGAAGCGCAAGTTCAAGCGCGTCCTGGGCGGTCAGCTCTCCCGGCTCCTGGAGTCGGGGGAGAGCGCGGCGGGCTCGGAGGAGTCGTCCGACTCCGAAGGGACCGAGGAATCCACCTCGGAGTCCGAGGACTGA
- the prcB gene encoding proteasome subunit beta — protein MEANTRSTGRLPAAFLTPGSSSFMDFLGEHSPELLPGNRPLPPVQGAIEAPHGTTIVAVSFPGGVVLAGDRRATMGNVIAQRDIEKVFPADEYSAVGIAGTAGIAVEMVKLFQLELEHFEKVEGTVLSLEGKANRLSTMIRGNLGMAMQGLAVVPLFAGWDVDREKGRIFSYDVTGGRSEERGFAATGSGSMFARGALKKLYRQDLTEEQAATAVLQALYDAADDDSATGGPDLARRIYPIITSITEDGFKRFGEDEVSELARAIHERRLEEPDGPRAALL, from the coding sequence GTGGAAGCCAACACTCGTAGCACAGGGCGTCTGCCGGCTGCCTTCCTGACGCCCGGCTCCTCGTCGTTCATGGACTTCCTGGGCGAGCACTCGCCCGAGCTGCTTCCGGGGAACCGTCCGCTGCCCCCGGTGCAAGGCGCCATCGAGGCCCCCCATGGCACCACCATCGTGGCGGTGAGCTTCCCCGGCGGCGTGGTGCTCGCCGGTGACCGCCGCGCCACCATGGGCAATGTCATCGCGCAGCGTGACATCGAGAAGGTCTTCCCCGCCGACGAGTATTCGGCCGTCGGGATCGCGGGGACCGCGGGTATCGCCGTGGAGATGGTCAAGCTCTTCCAGCTCGAGCTGGAGCACTTCGAGAAGGTCGAGGGCACCGTCCTCTCGCTCGAGGGCAAGGCGAACAGGCTGTCGACCATGATCCGCGGCAACCTCGGCATGGCGATGCAGGGCCTCGCCGTGGTCCCGCTCTTCGCGGGGTGGGACGTCGACCGGGAGAAGGGCCGCATCTTCTCCTACGACGTGACCGGAGGGCGTTCGGAGGAGCGCGGCTTCGCCGCCACCGGCTCGGGCTCGATGTTCGCCCGGGGCGCGCTCAAGAAGCTCTATCGCCAGGACCTGACCGAGGAGCAGGCCGCCACCGCCGTGCTCCAGGCGCTCTATGACGCGGCCGACGACGATTCGGCGACCGGCGGGCCGGATCTCGCCCGCCGCATTTACCCGATCATCACCTCCATCACCGAGGACGGTTTCAAGAGGTTCGGCGAGGACGAGGTGTCCGAGCTCGCCCGTGCCATCCATGAACGGCGCCTCGAAGAGCCGGACGGCCCCCGCGCCGCCCTTCTCTGA
- a CDS encoding ubiquitin-like protein Pup, translated as MATKDTGGGQQKASRSTEEVEEQAQDAQAAEDLKERQEKLSDDVDSVLDEIDDVLEENAEDFVRSFVQKGGQ; from the coding sequence ATGGCGACCAAGGACACCGGCGGCGGTCAGCAGAAGGCGTCGCGCTCGACCGAAGAGGTCGAGGAGCAGGCGCAGGACGCGCAGGCCGCGGAGGACCTGAAGGAGCGGCAGGAGAAGCTCTCCGACGACGTCGACTCCGTGCTGGACGAGATCGACGACGTGCTCGAGGAGAACGCGGAGGACTTCGTGAGGTCGTTCGTCCAGAAGGGCGGGCAGTAG
- the dop gene encoding depupylase/deamidase Dop, with protein sequence MTVRRVMGIETEYGISVPGHPNANAMLTSSQVVNAYAAAMHRARRARWDFEEENPLRDARGFDLARETADASQLTDEDIGLANVILTNGARLYVDHAHPEYSAPEVTNPRDAVLWDKAGERIMAEAALRAAELPGGQQIHLYKNNTDNKGASYGTHENYLMKRETAFSDIVRHLTPFFVSRQVVTGAGRVGIGQDGHEHGFQISQRADYFEVEVGLETTLKRPIINTRDEPHADAEKYRRLHVIIGDANLSELSTYLKLGTTALVLSMIEDGFIAVDLAVDQPVRTLHQVSHDPTLRRLITLRSGRTLTAVQLQMEYFELARKYVEDRYGADADEQTRDVLTRWEDVLNRLERDPMSLSGELDWIAKRELLEGYRRRDTLEWDAARLHLVDLQYADVRPDKGLYNRLAARGKMKRLLDDQEVARAQNKPPEDTRAYFRGRCLEQYADDVAAASWDSVIFDLPGRDSLQRVPTLEPLRGTRNHVKELLDRCRTAEDLVRVLSGG encoded by the coding sequence ATGACCGTACGGCGCGTAATGGGAATCGAGACGGAGTACGGGATCTCCGTCCCGGGGCACCCGAACGCCAATGCCATGCTCACCTCATCCCAGGTCGTCAACGCCTACGCGGCGGCGATGCACCGGGCGCGTCGCGCCCGCTGGGACTTCGAGGAGGAGAACCCGCTGCGGGACGCCCGCGGCTTCGACCTCGCGCGCGAGACCGCCGACGCCAGCCAGCTCACGGACGAGGACATCGGCCTGGCCAATGTGATCCTCACCAACGGCGCGCGGCTCTATGTGGACCACGCCCACCCCGAGTACTCGGCCCCCGAGGTCACCAATCCCCGGGACGCGGTGCTCTGGGACAAGGCGGGCGAGCGCATCATGGCCGAGGCCGCGCTCCGCGCCGCCGAGCTGCCCGGCGGACAGCAGATCCACCTCTACAAGAACAACACCGACAACAAGGGCGCCTCCTACGGCACGCATGAGAACTACCTGATGAAGCGGGAGACCGCCTTCTCGGACATCGTGCGCCACCTGACGCCCTTCTTCGTCTCCCGCCAGGTCGTCACCGGCGCCGGCCGCGTCGGCATCGGCCAGGACGGCCATGAGCACGGCTTCCAGATCAGCCAGCGGGCCGACTACTTCGAGGTCGAGGTCGGCCTGGAGACCACGCTCAAGCGCCCGATCATCAACACCCGCGACGAGCCGCACGCCGACGCCGAGAAGTACCGCCGGCTCCACGTGATCATCGGGGACGCCAACCTCTCCGAGCTCTCGACCTACCTCAAGCTGGGCACCACCGCCCTGGTGCTGTCGATGATCGAGGACGGCTTCATCGCCGTGGACCTCGCGGTGGACCAGCCGGTGCGCACCCTGCACCAGGTCTCGCACGACCCGACACTGCGCCGTCTGATCACGCTGCGCAGCGGCCGCACGCTGACCGCGGTGCAGCTTCAGATGGAGTACTTCGAGCTCGCCCGCAAATACGTCGAGGACCGCTACGGCGCGGACGCCGACGAGCAGACCCGGGACGTCCTGACCCGCTGGGAGGACGTGCTGAACCGGCTGGAGCGCGATCCCATGAGCCTGTCCGGCGAGCTGGACTGGATCGCCAAGCGGGAGCTGCTGGAGGGCTACCGCCGGCGCGACACCCTGGAGTGGGACGCGGCCCGGCTTCACCTGGTGGACCTGCAGTACGCCGATGTACGCCCCGACAAGGGCCTGTACAACCGGCTGGCGGCCCGCGGCAAGATGAAGCGGCTGCTGGACGACCAGGAGGTCGCCCGCGCCCAGAACAAGCCCCCGGAGGACACCCGCGCCTACTTCCGCGGCCGCTGCCTGGAGCAGTACGCGGACGACGTCGCCGCGGCCTCCTGGGACTCGGTGATCTTCGATCTGCCGGGCCGTGACTCTCTGCAACGGGTCCCCACGCTGGAGCCGCTGCGCGGCACCCGCAACCACGTCAAGGAGCTGCTGGACCGCTGCCGCACGGCCGAGGACCTGGTCCGGGTGCTGTCCGGCGGCTGA
- the arc gene encoding proteasome ATPase — translation MAAHDDDINRGIRPGRGSDDPAGQVAYLEQEIAVLRRKLADSPRHTRILEERIVELQTNLAGVSAQNERLANTLREARDQIVALKEEVDRLAQPPAGFGAFLQANEDGTADIFTGGRKLRVNVSPSVELDDLKRGQEVMLNEALNVVEAMEFERAGDIVTLKEVLEDGERALVIGHTDEERVVRLAEPLLHTTIRPGDALLLESRSGYVYEVVPKSEVEELVLEEVPDIDYNKIGGLGNQIELIRDAVELPYLYPDLFKEHELRPPKGVLLYGPPGCGKTLIAKAVANSLAKKVAEVTGKPAGKSFFLNIKGPELLNKYVGETERHIRLVFQRAREKASEGTPVIVFFDEMDSLFRTRGSGVSSDVENTIVPQLLSEIDGVEGLENVIVIGASNREDMIDPAILRPGRLDVKIKIERPDAEAAKDIFSKYLTESLPIHTDDLTEHGQSPKAAIGGMIQSVVEQMYTESEENRFLEVTYANGDKEVLYFKDFNSGAMIQNIVDRAKKMAIKDFLDHNQKGLRVSHLLAACVDEFKENEDLPNTTNPDDWARISGKKGERIVYIRTLVTGKQGADTGRSIDTVANTGQYL, via the coding sequence GTGGCAGCCCACGACGACGACATCAACCGCGGCATCCGGCCGGGGCGGGGGTCTGATGACCCTGCCGGCCAGGTTGCCTATCTCGAGCAGGAAATCGCCGTCCTGCGCCGCAAGCTCGCCGACTCTCCGCGTCATACGAGGATTCTCGAAGAGCGGATCGTCGAGCTGCAGACCAATCTGGCGGGAGTCTCCGCACAGAACGAGCGGCTCGCAAACACACTCCGTGAGGCCCGCGACCAGATCGTGGCCCTCAAGGAGGAGGTCGACCGGCTTGCCCAGCCGCCGGCCGGTTTCGGAGCCTTTCTGCAGGCGAACGAGGACGGTACGGCCGACATCTTTACCGGGGGCCGTAAACTCCGGGTGAATGTCAGCCCAAGCGTCGAGCTCGACGACCTCAAGCGCGGCCAGGAGGTCATGCTCAACGAGGCGCTCAATGTGGTCGAGGCCATGGAGTTCGAGCGCGCCGGGGACATCGTCACCCTCAAGGAAGTCCTTGAGGACGGCGAGCGCGCCCTGGTGATCGGGCACACCGACGAGGAGCGGGTGGTGCGGCTGGCAGAGCCGCTGCTGCACACCACCATCCGCCCCGGTGACGCCCTGCTGCTCGAGTCCCGGTCCGGCTATGTCTACGAGGTCGTTCCGAAGAGCGAGGTCGAGGAGCTCGTCCTCGAAGAGGTTCCGGACATCGACTACAACAAGATCGGCGGTCTGGGAAACCAGATCGAGCTGATCCGCGACGCGGTCGAGCTCCCCTACCTCTACCCCGACCTCTTCAAGGAGCACGAACTGCGGCCGCCCAAGGGTGTGCTGCTGTACGGCCCGCCCGGCTGCGGCAAGACGCTGATCGCCAAGGCGGTGGCCAACTCCCTTGCCAAGAAGGTCGCCGAGGTGACCGGCAAGCCCGCGGGGAAGAGCTTCTTCCTCAACATCAAGGGTCCCGAGCTGCTCAACAAGTACGTCGGTGAGACGGAGCGGCACATCCGGCTGGTCTTCCAGCGGGCTCGGGAGAAGGCCAGCGAGGGCACGCCCGTCATCGTCTTCTTCGACGAGATGGACTCCCTCTTCCGCACCCGTGGCTCCGGGGTCAGCTCGGACGTGGAGAACACCATCGTCCCCCAGCTGCTCTCCGAGATCGACGGCGTGGAGGGCCTGGAGAACGTGATCGTGATCGGTGCCTCCAACCGCGAGGACATGATCGACCCGGCGATCCTGCGCCCCGGCCGTCTCGATGTGAAGATCAAGATCGAGCGTCCGGACGCCGAGGCCGCCAAGGACATCTTCTCGAAGTACCTCACGGAGTCCCTGCCGATCCACACGGACGACCTCACCGAGCACGGCCAGTCGCCCAAGGCCGCGATCGGCGGGATGATCCAGTCGGTGGTCGAGCAGATGTACACCGAGTCCGAGGAGAACCGCTTCCTGGAGGTCACCTACGCCAATGGCGACAAGGAAGTCCTCTACTTCAAGGACTTCAACTCCGGCGCCATGATCCAGAACATTGTGGACCGCGCCAAGAAGATGGCGATCAAGGACTTCCTGGACCACAACCAGAAGGGCCTTCGCGTCTCCCATCTGCTCGCCGCCTGCGTGGACGAGTTCAAGGAGAACGAGGACCTGCCGAACACCACGAACCCGGACGACTGGGCCCGGATCTCCGGCAAGAAGGGCGAGCGGATCGTCTACATCCGCACCCTGGTCACCGGAAAGCAGGGCGCGGACACGGGACGCTCCATCGACACGGTGGCGAACACCGGTCAGTACCTGTAA
- a CDS encoding ferredoxin has product MAYRRNSRGHTVRNEELGDLEVWIDQDLCTGDGICAQYAPEVFELDIDGLAYVKSADDELLQEKGATTPVPLTLLTEVKDSAKECPGDCIHVRRVTDRVEVYGPEAE; this is encoded by the coding sequence ATGGCGTATCGAAGGAACAGCAGGGGGCACACCGTGCGGAACGAGGAGCTCGGCGATCTTGAAGTGTGGATTGACCAGGACTTGTGCACCGGCGACGGCATCTGCGCCCAGTACGCTCCCGAGGTCTTCGAACTCGACATCGACGGTCTAGCCTACGTCAAGAGCGCCGACGATGAGCTGCTACAAGAGAAGGGTGCCACCACTCCGGTGCCCCTGACCCTGCTCACCGAGGTCAAGGATTCGGCCAAGGAATGCCCCGGCGACTGCATCCATGTACGCCGCGTCACGGACCGGGTCGAGGTCTACGGCCCCGAGGCGGAGTGA
- a CDS encoding tRNA (adenine-N1)-methyltransferase: MSEPTGAARRRGPFQVGDQVQLTDPKGRHYTFTLEAGKNFHTHKGSFPHDELIGAPEGTVVRTTGNVAYLALRPLLPDYVLSMPRGAAVVYPKDAGQILAMADIFPGARVVEAGVGSGSLSMFLLRAIGDQGMLHSYERRADFAEIAAQNVERYFGAPHPAWRLTVGDLQDNLSDTEVDRVILDMLAPWECLEPVSKALVPGGILCAYVATTTQLARTVECIREHGTFNEPSAWETMVRTWHVEGLAVRPDHRMIGHTGFLLTARRLADGVEPPMRRRRPAKGAYGEDYVGWGTAKDSGAADSSGGGRSASGGQDAPSGDA; the protein is encoded by the coding sequence ATGTCCGAACCGACCGGTGCCGCCCGCCGTCGCGGGCCCTTCCAGGTCGGGGACCAGGTCCAGCTCACCGACCCCAAGGGACGCCACTACACCTTCACGCTCGAGGCCGGGAAGAACTTCCACACCCACAAGGGATCCTTCCCCCATGACGAGCTGATCGGTGCCCCTGAGGGAACCGTCGTGCGTACCACGGGAAACGTCGCGTATCTCGCGCTGCGCCCCCTGCTCCCCGACTATGTCCTGTCCATGCCACGCGGTGCCGCCGTGGTCTACCCCAAGGACGCGGGGCAGATCCTGGCGATGGCCGATATCTTCCCCGGCGCACGTGTCGTCGAGGCGGGCGTCGGCTCCGGCTCGCTCTCCATGTTTCTGCTGCGGGCCATCGGCGACCAGGGCATGCTGCACTCCTACGAGCGCCGGGCCGACTTCGCCGAGATCGCCGCCCAGAACGTCGAGCGCTACTTCGGCGCCCCGCACCCCGCCTGGCGGCTCACCGTCGGCGACCTCCAGGACAACCTCAGCGACACCGAGGTCGACCGCGTGATCCTGGACATGCTCGCCCCCTGGGAGTGCCTGGAGCCGGTGTCCAAGGCGCTCGTCCCCGGTGGCATCCTGTGCGCGTACGTCGCCACCACCACCCAGCTCGCCCGCACCGTGGAGTGCATCCGCGAGCACGGCACCTTCAACGAGCCGTCGGCCTGGGAAACCATGGTGCGCACCTGGCACGTCGAGGGCCTGGCCGTACGGCCCGACCACCGCATGATCGGCCACACCGGCTTCCTGCTCACCGCCCGCCGGCTCGCGGACGGTGTGGAGCCCCCGATGCGCCGCCGCAGGCCCGCCAAGGGCGCCTACGGCGAGGACTACGTGGGCTGGGGCACCGCGAAGGACTCCGGTGCCGCGGACTCCTCAGGAGGCGGCCGGAGCGCTTCCGGCGGCCAGGACGCCCCGTCCGGCGACGCCTGA
- a CDS encoding site-2 protease family protein has translation MDNSGQRQSDNGESDRTTEPEGGKQPRPREAGGGILMGRPFGVPVYVSPSWFLVAALITWVFGGQLDRVLPELGAARYLVSLFFAVAFYASVLVHELAHTVAALRFKLPVRRIQLQFFGGVSEIEKETETPGREFVLAFVGPLLSLVLSGVFYLGMMVVEPGTVPGVLLAGLMISNLIVAAFNLLPGLPLDGGRMLRAVVWKISGRPMTGTVAAAWSGRALAVAVLVGLPLLTQAGGLGEEPESFGSVDSLTDALLAAILAAIIWTGAGNSLRMARLRERLPDLRARTLTRRAVPVAADTPLSEALRRANEAGARALVVVDGHGTPTAVVREAAIVGIPEHRRPWVAVSGLAQDLKDGMRVSAELTGEELLDTLRATPATEYLVVEESGEIYGVLSTADVERAFVAAMARTPAGPS, from the coding sequence GTGGACAACAGCGGGCAGCGGCAGTCCGACAACGGGGAATCGGACCGCACGACCGAGCCCGAGGGTGGCAAACAGCCGCGCCCACGCGAGGCGGGCGGCGGCATTCTCATGGGCCGCCCGTTCGGCGTGCCCGTGTATGTCTCGCCCAGCTGGTTCCTGGTCGCCGCCCTCATCACCTGGGTCTTCGGTGGTCAGCTCGACCGGGTGCTGCCCGAGCTCGGCGCCGCCCGCTATCTGGTCTCGCTCTTCTTCGCGGTGGCCTTCTACGCCTCGGTGCTGGTGCACGAGCTCGCCCACACCGTGGCCGCGCTCCGCTTCAAGCTGCCGGTGCGCCGGATCCAGCTGCAGTTCTTCGGCGGTGTCTCGGAGATCGAGAAGGAGACCGAGACCCCCGGCCGGGAGTTCGTGCTCGCCTTCGTCGGTCCGCTGCTCTCCCTGGTCCTCTCGGGCGTGTTCTACCTGGGCATGATGGTCGTGGAGCCCGGCACGGTGCCCGGGGTGCTGCTCGCCGGGCTGATGATCTCCAACCTGATCGTGGCCGCGTTCAACCTGCTGCCCGGGCTGCCGCTGGATGGCGGGCGGATGCTGCGCGCGGTGGTCTGGAAGATCAGCGGCAGGCCCATGACCGGCACCGTCGCCGCCGCCTGGAGCGGCCGCGCGCTCGCCGTCGCGGTGCTCGTCGGACTGCCGCTGCTCACCCAGGCGGGCGGGCTCGGCGAGGAGCCCGAGAGCTTCGGCAGCGTCGACTCGCTCACCGACGCGCTGCTGGCCGCCATACTCGCCGCGATCATCTGGACCGGCGCGGGCAACAGCCTGCGGATGGCCCGGCTGCGGGAGCGGCTGCCGGACCTGCGCGCCCGTACGCTCACCCGGCGTGCCGTCCCCGTGGCGGCCGACACCCCGCTCTCAGAGGCGCTGCGCCGGGCGAACGAGGCGGGGGCCCGCGCCCTGGTCGTGGTGGACGGCCATGGCACCCCGACCGCCGTGGTGCGCGAGGCCGCCATCGTGGGCATCCCCGAGCACCGCCGCCCCTGGGTCGCGGTCAGCGGTCTCGCCCAGGACCTCAAGGACGGTATGCGGGTCTCCGCCGAGCTCACCGGCGAGGAGCTGCTGGACACCCTGCGGGCCACCCCCGCCACCGAGTACCTGGTGGTGGAGGAGAGCGGCGAGATCTACGGGGTGCTCTCCACGGCGGATGTCGAGCGTGCCTTCGTGGCGGCCATGGCCAGGACGCCCGCGGGCCCCTCCTGA
- a CDS encoding RecB family exonuclease, translated as MVCVRLSVAGRRVFAMGTTTGTTTGKAEPSDGPPKSRPAASLSPSRAADFMRCPLLYRFRVIDKLPEKPSAAATRGTVVHAVLERLFDAPAAERTSPRARAMVPGEWDRLLAAKPELAELFQEEDGAPAPDRLAEWLTGAQTLVDQWFSLEDPTRLEPAERELFVETELESGLRLRGIIDRIDIAPTGDVRIVDYKTGKAPAPQYAGEALFQMKFYALVLWRLRGVIPRRLQLVYLGSGDVLTYDPDERDLLAVERKVLALWEAIRLATETGAFVPRQTRLCGWCDHQAHCPEFGGTPPPYPLAVVPPQNRGSA; from the coding sequence ATGGTATGCGTCCGGCTGTCAGTGGCGGGTCGTAGGGTCTTCGCCATGGGAACCACCACGGGAACCACCACCGGGAAGGCCGAACCGTCGGACGGGCCGCCGAAGTCCCGCCCCGCCGCCTCGTTGTCACCGTCACGGGCGGCCGATTTCATGCGGTGCCCGCTGCTGTACCGCTTCCGAGTGATCGACAAATTGCCGGAGAAGCCCAGCGCGGCGGCCACCCGCGGCACGGTGGTCCACGCGGTGCTGGAGCGGCTCTTCGACGCCCCGGCCGCCGAGCGCACCTCGCCGCGGGCCCGGGCGATGGTGCCGGGCGAGTGGGATCGGCTGCTGGCGGCCAAGCCGGAGCTGGCCGAGCTGTTCCAGGAGGAGGACGGCGCCCCGGCGCCGGACCGGCTGGCCGAGTGGCTGACAGGGGCTCAGACGCTGGTGGACCAGTGGTTCTCGCTGGAGGATCCGACCCGTCTGGAGCCCGCGGAGCGGGAGCTGTTCGTGGAGACGGAGCTTGAGTCCGGGCTGCGGCTGCGCGGCATCATCGACCGGATCGACATCGCTCCCACGGGTGATGTGCGGATCGTGGACTACAAGACGGGCAAGGCCCCCGCGCCGCAGTACGCGGGCGAGGCCCTGTTCCAGATGAAGTTCTACGCGCTGGTGCTGTGGCGGCTGCGCGGGGTGATCCCGCGGCGGCTGCAGCTGGTGTATCTGGGCAGCGGCGATGTGCTGACCTACGACCCGGACGAGCGGGATCTGCTGGCGGTGGAGCGCAAGGTGCTGGCCCTGTGGGAGGCGATCCGGCTGGCCACGGAGACCGGTGCCTTTGTCCCCCGCCAGACCAGGCTGTGCGGCTGGTGCGACCACCAGGCCCACTGTCCGGAGTTCGGGGGTACGCCGCCGCCGTATCCCCTGGCGGTGGTGCCGCCCCAGAATCGAGGGTCCGCGTAG
- a CDS encoding response regulator — MAIRVLLVDDQPLLRTGFRMILEAEQDLAVVGEAGDGLQALDQVRALQPDVVLMDIRMPRMDGVEATRQITGPGRDGPAKVLVLTTFDLDEYVVEALRAGASGFLLKDAPATELVQAIRVVAAGEAMLAPSITRRLLDKYAGHLPSGEEPVPDTLHTLTEREVEVLKLVARGLSNAEIAADLFVSETTVKTHVGHVLTKLGLRDRVQAAVYAYESGLVRPGAQ; from the coding sequence GTGGCGATCCGCGTCCTACTGGTCGATGACCAACCGCTGCTGCGCACCGGCTTCCGGATGATCCTCGAGGCGGAGCAGGATCTGGCGGTCGTCGGCGAGGCAGGGGACGGTCTGCAGGCCCTCGACCAGGTGCGGGCGTTGCAGCCCGATGTGGTCCTGATGGACATCCGGATGCCGCGGATGGACGGCGTGGAGGCGACCCGCCAGATCACCGGTCCGGGGCGGGACGGCCCGGCCAAGGTGCTGGTGCTGACCACCTTCGACCTGGACGAGTACGTGGTGGAGGCGCTGCGCGCCGGGGCCAGCGGCTTTCTGCTGAAGGACGCGCCCGCGACCGAGCTGGTGCAGGCCATCCGCGTGGTGGCGGCGGGCGAGGCGATGCTGGCGCCCAGCATCACGCGCAGGCTGCTCGACAAGTACGCCGGTCACCTCCCGTCTGGTGAGGAGCCGGTGCCGGACACCCTGCACACCCTCACCGAGCGCGAGGTCGAGGTGCTGAAGCTGGTGGCCCGGGGGCTGTCCAACGCGGAGATCGCCGCGGATCTGTTCGTCAGCGAGACCACGGTCAAGACGCATGTGGGCCATGTGCTGACCAAGCTGGGGCTGCGCGACCGAGTGCAGGCCGCCGTCTACGCCTACGAGAGCGGTCTGGTCCGCCCCGGCGCGCAGTAG